The genomic segment TGAAAGTCATAGAAGAAGCAGGTGTGGTAGGAGCCGGAGGTGCAGGGTTTCCTACTCATGTCAAGCTTAAAAGTCAAAATATTGAATATGTCATCGCCAATGGTGTAGAATGTGAGCCACTTTTGAATGTGGATCGACTGTTGATGACCCATCATGCAGGTGAAATTGTCCGGGGGTTGTTAGCAGTAAAAGAAGCTTTACAGGCTAAAGAAGGTATCATTGCTGTGAAAAAGAAAAACAAAGCAGCCATTCAGGCTCTGAAAGCTGTTCTAAAACCCGGGATCAGACTCTGCTTACTGGATGATATTTATCCTATGGGAGATGAACAAGTTCTTATTTACGAAGTAACAGGCCGGGTAGTCCCACCGGGAGGGCTCCCATTAGAAGTAGGAGTGGTTGTCAATAATGTTACTACTCTTTATCAGGTAAGTGAAGCTATCAAGGGCCGTCCCTTTACCCATCGTCTGGTTACCATTAATGGATACGTTAAGCAACCTTTGACTTTACGGTTACCGGTAGGGATTAGTATTGCTGAGGCTATTCAAATGGCGGGAGGTCCTGTTGTTGATAATTATCGAGTCCTTTTGGGCGGGCCAATGATGGGACAGCTGGTGGATGATCTAACTCAACCTATCACTAAAACCACAAGTGGAGTTATTGTTTTATCCTCTGATCATCCATTGGTAAAAGAAAAAGAGATGCCCATTGAACAGATGATCCGCATCGCAAAAGCGGTCTGCTGCCGATGTGAATCCTGTTCCCAAGTCTGTCCGAGAGGTCTTTTGGGTCATGGTTTAAAGCCCCATCTGATAATGCGGGCAGTAAGTCACAATCTGGCAGATCCTAAATTAATACAGGCATATCTCTGTTCAGAATGTGGATTGTGTATTTATGCCTGTAATATGGGACTTTCACCGCGGAGGATCAATCAGGCGGTGAAAAATGAACTTAAAAAAGCAGGTATTAAAAATCAGCCAGACAGAAATAATGTACAACCATCTCCTATGCGCCAGTTTCGTAAAATCCCGGGCCAACGCCTTAAAGGGCGCTTTCGGTTGCTGGAGTTTTCCCAGACAACTCCCATTGGAGAGCGGGTGAAGACCCCTAGATTGGTTAAAATTCCCCTACGTCAGCATCTGGGAGTACCTGCTGAAGTAGTGGTTAAAGTGGGGGATCTGGTTGAGATGGGTCAACTAATCGGGAAGATTCCCGAAGGTAAATTGGGTGCAACTGTTCATGCATCCATTGCTGGAAAAGTAGTACAGATTGATAACTATATTCATATTGAAGGTTCATAAATGAGGTGATGGCACTGAAAAAGGCAATTGGATTAGTAGAACTGAATAGTATTGCCAGAGGTTTTCTCACCTGTGATACCATGGTCAAGACAGCTCAGGTGGAGCTAATTGAGACTTTGACCATTTGTCCGGGTAAATATATGATTCTGGTTGGTGGTGAAGTAGGTGCAGTCAAAAGCTCTGTGGAAGCAGGGGTACTACGAGGTGGTGAAGCAGTGGTAGATCATTTGCTCATCCCCAATGTTCACCCTGACATTTTTCCTGCTATCAATGCTTCAACCCAGGTTGATGAGATTGATGCCCTGGGAATCTTTGAGACTTTTACTGTCGCTTCCGGAATTATTGCTGCCGATGCTGCTGTTAAAACAGCGGCAGTCAGGCTGATAGAACTTAGACTGGCGAAAGGAATTGGAGGTAAGTCATTTTTTACTCTGACAGGACAGGTGAGTGCTGTTCAGGCAGCTATTCAGGCTGGAAAAGAGTTGATTGAAAAGGAAGGCGTCTTTGTAGGTAGTCAGATTATTCCACGTCCTGATCCAGCATTGATTAAAATGATCTGGTAATAATAAATAAAAATTTATAAATTTTAAAGGAGGTTTTTTAAAATGGCATTACAGGCTTTAGGTTTAATCGAAACTAGAGGTCTGGTAGGTGCAATTGAGGCTGCAGATGCAATGGTTAAGGCTGCAAATGTAAACCTTGTTAAGTATGAAAAGGTTGGCGGTGGTCTAGTAACTGTTATGGTTCGTGGTGATGTGGGTGCAGTTAAGGCTGCTACTGAAGCAGGCGCAGAAGCTGCGCAAAGAATCGGTGAACTGATTTCTGTACATGTTATTCCACGTCCCCATGATGATATAGAAAAGATTGTGGGTTAATGTGAGGTGTTGGCTTTGAAACCAACAATTGTTATTGCCAGTGATCATGGTGGATATGCTTTAAAAGAGACTCTGAAAGCATATCTTAAAGATGAACTGGGTTATGAGGTACGGGATTTTGGCTGTCATAGTGAAGAATCTGTAGATTATCCCGATTTTGCTTACCTGGTAGCCAGAGCTGTTGCAGACGGACAGTTTACCTATGGAATTATTGTGGATGGCGTAGGAATAGGTTCCTGTATGGTTGCCAATAAGGTTAAAGGTATAAGGGCGGCCATGTGTTACGACCATTTTACAGCTGTTAATAGTAAATCTCATAATGATGCAAATGTGTTAACATTAGGGGGAAGAGTAATCGGTGAGGCTCTGGCAAAAGAAATAGTTAAGACCTGGCTTGAGACTCCTTTCAGCGGAGGAAGGCACAGTCGGCGGGTTAATAAAATTATGCAGATTGAATTGGACGAGGCTTAAAGGAGGTCTTCATACCAAAATGTATACAGGACGTATTATTGGACGGGTAGTAGCAACCCAGAAGTATCCAACTTTAGAAGGAAAAAAGTTGCTTATAGTACAACCTACCGATGCCAGCGGGAAAGATTTAGGAGATCCCCTCGTAGCTGTGGATACTGTTGGTACCGGAGCGGGGGAGTGGGTATATCTTGTAGATAGTAAAGACGCTGGCTTTGCCTTTGATGAAGAATTTGTTCCAATAGATGCGGCAATTGTGGGAATAATAGATTATATAGACCTTACCGAACCTGAGGTGAAATAAGATGCGAATTGGGGTAGTTAAAGGAACAATAACTTCTACTCATAAGCAAAAAGTCTATGAAGGTCGAAAAATAATGATAGTCCAACCTGTAAACCTTGATGGTGAACCTTCTGGGAAAGAAGTTATTGCTGTAGATACTGTTGGTGCTGGTGTTGGTGAGATGGTTTTGGTTTTAAGAGAGGGGGGCTCTGCCCGTCAGGCAATGGGTGTGGAGACCTTAGAGCCGGTGAATACTGTAATCATTGGTATTATAGATTCTATTCAGGTGGGTAAAAATCAGGTTTTTCGAAAATGAAGTAGGAGGTGATATGGTTGAATCTGGAAACTTTGATTCAAGAAACAGCAAGAAAAGTACTGGCAGATATGCAAAAAGATTCAACTATTAAAGTGAACCAGACGCAATATGAGTATAACAGTAAGATAAATTGTGCAAATGCTAATATTCTCGTCATATTGGATGGAACGGGTGAAGCTTTAGAAAGTGCTCTTTCTCAGATAAAAACACTGGCAGCTTCAGGTATCAAAGGCCAGGTTGTTTTAAGTCGAAGTGTTGATCCATCACAGATTAAGATAGATGGTTTTGAAGTAATTCTTCCCAGAGCCATTGTTGAACTGACCCGGGATTGTGTAATTTATGTACCTTATCTTTCTATAGGTCTGGCAGCTAAAGTAGCTAATCTATTGGAAGATGAATCTGCTGCCCGTGTACTTGTGCGGGGTATAATAGGCCAACACAAAATTTTTATTGGAGTTAATGAACTTGATCTTTTGATCAATGGCAAGAAACGTTTAACTTTTGGGTTAAGTCAGAAATTAAAAGAGTACCAGCGACTTATAAAAACTTATGGTCTGGTAATGGTCAATGATGTAAATCAGATATTAAAGGCCTGTAACTTAGAGTCTGTTTCCACTCAGAAAGTGATAAATTCTGGATCATCATCTAATGCATGTACTGTTGGTACTTCCGGGTGTGAAGGATGCGGGAAGTGTGTGGAATTGAACCAGACGGGTGTTAAAAATCTAATAGATAGTGGAGCTGATCGGGTCAGTACTAGCCTGGGTGTTGAAAAGGTCAGCGAGGATGTAGCGAAAATGATTGATCATACTTTATTAAAACCGAATGCTACTGAGGATGATATTCGCAAGCTCTGTGAAGAAGCAAAGAAATATGGCTTTGCTTCAGTTTGCGTAAATCCAGCTTATGTGGCTTTAGCATCAAAACTTCTTAGGGGAACCGGAGTTAAAGTCTGTACAGTAGTTGGATTCCCGTTGGGAGCTACCACAACTACCACTAAGGTTATTGAAACCCGTGATGCTATTGCCAATGGAGCAACTGAGATAGATATGGTTATTAATGTGGGTGCTCTTAAATCTGGAAATAATGCTCTAGT from the Anoxybacter fermentans genome contains:
- a CDS encoding 4Fe-4S dicluster domain-containing protein; translation: MRKLAFDLLKVIEEAGVVGAGGAGFPTHVKLKSQNIEYVIANGVECEPLLNVDRLLMTHHAGEIVRGLLAVKEALQAKEGIIAVKKKNKAAIQALKAVLKPGIRLCLLDDIYPMGDEQVLIYEVTGRVVPPGGLPLEVGVVVNNVTTLYQVSEAIKGRPFTHRLVTINGYVKQPLTLRLPVGISIAEAIQMAGGPVVDNYRVLLGGPMMGQLVDDLTQPITKTTSGVIVLSSDHPLVKEKEMPIEQMIRIAKAVCCRCESCSQVCPRGLLGHGLKPHLIMRAVSHNLADPKLIQAYLCSECGLCIYACNMGLSPRRINQAVKNELKKAGIKNQPDRNNVQPSPMRQFRKIPGQRLKGRFRLLEFSQTTPIGERVKTPRLVKIPLRQHLGVPAEVVVKVGDLVEMGQLIGKIPEGKLGATVHASIAGKVVQIDNYIHIEGS
- a CDS encoding BMC domain-containing protein, whose translation is MALKKAIGLVELNSIARGFLTCDTMVKTAQVELIETLTICPGKYMILVGGEVGAVKSSVEAGVLRGGEAVVDHLLIPNVHPDIFPAINASTQVDEIDALGIFETFTVASGIIAADAAVKTAAVRLIELRLAKGIGGKSFFTLTGQVSAVQAAIQAGKELIEKEGVFVGSQIIPRPDPALIKMIW
- a CDS encoding BMC domain-containing protein: MALQALGLIETRGLVGAIEAADAMVKAANVNLVKYEKVGGGLVTVMVRGDVGAVKAATEAGAEAAQRIGELISVHVIPRPHDDIEKIVG
- the rpiB gene encoding ribose 5-phosphate isomerase B, yielding MKPTIVIASDHGGYALKETLKAYLKDELGYEVRDFGCHSEESVDYPDFAYLVARAVADGQFTYGIIVDGVGIGSCMVANKVKGIRAAMCYDHFTAVNSKSHNDANVLTLGGRVIGEALAKEIVKTWLETPFSGGRHSRRVNKIMQIELDEA
- a CDS encoding EutN/CcmL family microcompartment protein — protein: MYTGRIIGRVVATQKYPTLEGKKLLIVQPTDASGKDLGDPLVAVDTVGTGAGEWVYLVDSKDAGFAFDEEFVPIDAAIVGIIDYIDLTEPEVK
- a CDS encoding EutN/CcmL family microcompartment protein; this encodes MRIGVVKGTITSTHKQKVYEGRKIMIVQPVNLDGEPSGKEVIAVDTVGAGVGEMVLVLREGGSARQAMGVETLEPVNTVIIGIIDSIQVGKNQVFRK